ctctctctctctcacacacacacacacacacacacacagcagggaaATTCAGCCGTGTTGTCTCCGGATGGGCAGAAATGGGAGGTTTTTGGGAAACTCCGTCGACAGTTTGGAGGAATTACCGACGCGTTTGTGGCTATCCTCGTTCAAAAACCGCTAAAAGTGATGTTTTCTGCGGTGACGTCCATGACCGTCAGACATCATCACAAAAAACACACGACCCCCTACCCCGCTGCTAGCGCTCGCATTTACTCCAAACTGTGCTCTAAAGCTTTTAGGTGGAACTCGATGCTGATTTTAGCACTTTTATATCAACACCTGAGACTGTTTTAACTGTGTCCTGCGAGCAGTGCTGAGAAGAGTTTATGCTAAACGCAGCAGAAACCCATTCAGGCCGACCATGTTGATTCTAAAGCTACTTTAATCGCATTTAAGAATGTTACTTTGGCGTTTTATCTTTCCATAAAATATTAGACAATTTCTTTTCTACTTTCAATCAAGTTTAAAGTTTCCATGTTATGATTGTAAATAAATTTAGATGCTAAattaggggtgtcaaacataaggcctgtgggccaaaaccggctcaCAAGAGGCACCAATCCAGACAGTCAAACTACCAAGCAAATTGTTAAAACTttcaacgaaaaaaaaaagaattttttttaaaacaatttttaaaGAATAGTGGACACGACACTGAGATCTCGAGTTGGGGTATCAGTGATTCTGGATAAAAAGATAGTGCcttcaaactagcctcaaagccatgctgttaGAGCGAGTTAGTAAAAACACTGATAATGCAACAGCCTTAGGAGAAgttatttctctgcattttgtagaaagcacatttaaagttggctttatgttgagatcgtatagtcattttcagtaagaattgtttggttttgcaaaagcatagacattttctttatgtgtagtctgctccacaacaaagaaaaaacttctgATGTCATGCACAgatctttttccttttgaagtttctttttatttgttcataGGATTAGCAAAGAGGTCATTCAGTGCATTAATTGGGAATGGATGGAAGTTGTTGGGACTGGTCAATCAATAACAAAAAGAAGCAAGGAAAATATATATGTCTGAGAAGGAATGCTGTTTGTTCTATCAtgtgaatatatatattttttttttacaatgtctCTCCAGTAGTTTGGGGTTTTGGTGGGGCTCTCCATGAAGCCAGTGTTGCATTCTCACGTGCCAGCATGAAAATCTTTTGTTGGTGTTTGCCGCCAGTGTGCATGTCTTCGTGTGTTGcacaaatgcaatgaaaaacaACCGAATTCTACCTCAAATATGCTCAGATTAATATTGTAGAATAACTTTTCCGGCTGCTGACAGGTTTGGTCAGGAAGGCCGGTACCTGTGAAACTGCCATGTCAAACTTGCAGGTCACATGATCTCAGAGCAGGAGGGATCAGCCTTAACAAAAGTatgatccatccatcttatGTACCGATTCATCACACCTATGACCGATGGGGAGGCAAAACTTAACCTCAAATGCctgttttttggactgtggaaggaagccGAAGACTCAGGAGAACACCCAACCACACATGGAAAACATACAATCTACACACAAGCCTATTGTCTTTTGTTTGTATCATACACCCATTTTTAGACTTCAGATTTTAATATAACCTGTTCTTGAAATTATTTTTGTAGTTGTAAAAGTTCCTCCTGTATTTGCAGATGCAGAGCAGTCAGGTGGTGTTACTGTTTCTTAGTCATTAGTGTCACCACTTTATACTAAATGAGCTCGATGTTAAACTCTCCTGCCATTTAGTCACGTTGTGATAGATTATCTAGTTAAGTTGCACAAAACTATTTTGAAATGTACAGATTCTGCATGGAATGGCCCAAAATGCCCTGACTGAGTTTCCCAGGGCTCAAAATGTCAAGTTGTACAAGGAGGTTTTTACTGATTCCTGATTACATTGCAACTACTGTTAATACCAGTTTAATCAGATTCCCAAAATCAGCACGATAAGGTTTTTTATGCTTCGTCTGGGAAATGTGTTATTTAGATAAACAGATATTTCATTGTTTGTGACATGGTATTATAAAGATATTTAATAAGTGCTATCTTATAAAAGCTGCATTGAACTTATGTCAGAAATCATTGCTTATTATTACGCAGCATGTTTTGGTGTGGTGCACTAATCCACCCCCTCAAAACAGTTTGACATGTcttttttagggttttttaGGGCCCCAAAATTCCTGTATTAAATGAGTGCTGAAGTAAAGTTCTTTagcagcagctgttttcagTTGAGAAATCATctgctgagtgtttttttttttttttttaacttgttgcTCAGCTGTGTGACAGACTGCAAACAGGTCGGCCTTGTTTTAGGAAAAGGAGCACACCCAAAGCAAGCAGCTTTATTTTCTTAACACACTAAATGCCTACAGCAGCCTCCAGTTAGAGCGCTCGCATTCAGCCTGTACCCTCTCTCCTTCGTAACAGTCTGGTCACAATTACAGTGTGACGTTACAGAACAAGGCAGCACTGTATTTATCGCTGTGTGTAATGCGCCTGTGAGTCACTTCagcaccgaaaaaaaaaaactgaaaatccagGAAGTTGTTTCTGCTATTGCTTGAAAAAAGTACAAATCCAAAATCAACAGAGAAATGGAGGAAAGCTGAAATACTATGAGATATGTGTAGCACACTCTCAGCTGATATCTGACAGAATCTGCTTTCCTGCTGCTCccctcaccttttttttttttattcttaaagcTGTATAAATATGACGTGTCAGATTGTTGACTATGCTATTTATTGCCCCAGAGAGATGAGTCAGGCGGAGCAGGTACCTGAGGACATGCCTGCAGGCCTCAACGATGACACAATACCGACAGGTAAGATCGCCTCCAGATGTGAGCGGTACAGTTTATTCCTGTTCCTTCCTAATGTTAAACTCCGCTTAACTAATCATGCTGAtgtgtaattgttttgtttctacctgatgtcatttaaaagCAAACTGCTGTTGGGTAACAtagttttcttcagtttttgtgttgatgTGTCGAAtcacaaactgtgtttttcatttttgactAGACAACAAGGACCACCCTCAGACGCAGCCGGGCATGTTTGGCAGACTGGCGGGGGGCCTGTATGGAGTCACCAGAGGAGCCGTGGGAGCCACAGTGGGCGGCGTGGCCTGGATAGGAGGGAAAAGCCTGGACCTCACCAAGACTGCAGTCAGCTCTGTAGCTGCCGTGCCTGCGATGGGAGTCGGGCTGGTCAAAGGGGGAGTGTGCGCCGTGGCCGGAGGAGTGGGTGCAGTCGGCTCCGCAGTGGCCAGCAAAGTTCCCATAGGGGGCAGCAAAAAGAAGGACAAGTCTGACTGATGGAGAGGGAGGACGACTGCGTTTGTCTGTCGAAGCATTCGTGTGCAGTCAGACAGCAACAGAGGACTCAGTGTGGTGTCGGTTCTGTGCCTGTTTTGTATCGATGCCTGTATGTTTTTATGCAATTGTGAATTCACGTTACCAGAATTGTGGCAAAGGTTTCAAAAGCGACAGCACAACGGAGACTCTACTCAGACTTCTCACTAAATCACTTTTGATATAGAAAGAAAAACTATTATCTGTGAAACCATTTCGATAAAGTATTCATTCAACTTTTGATAAAAAGCCACAACATTGTTCTCACTTTAAACTGGGGTATTTGTCACATTGAGTTTTTATTGCAGAAAACAGTGCAAAGCTGGAACAAGATTTTGCTTGCAAGACAATCTGTGACCTTTAACTGACTGCAAGATGATGCAGAATGGAGCTACAAataatttctttcttcttctttcacatgTATACAGATAGGGATGTCacgatttttcttttcctctgaaaaTAATACTTGCGTTGTCTTCAGTTCGTCTACAGATAATTCCTACTTTCGATACGGACGTCACCGTTACTTCATTGAATATTGTCTGTGAAGCGATAGTAATGAGCCTTTCTACCAATTTTAAACTTTCCATTTTTCTCTTGTAGCATGTCTTCTCGAGAAACTTGCTTTGAAAAAACTGTTTACCACGCATTAGCTTGATAAGTTTCTCCTGCTGGACTCCAACTGTTACATTCTGAACCATGCTCGAACACTCCTCTCCCATTGGacggtttgttttctgttgtgcaTTCAGAGTTTTGCCTGGACTTGTTCACATCACATTGTAAATTTCAAGTGTCACTTGTGCATTTTCAAGCTGAATTCCTGTAAAAGTGTATTTTATTAAGAAAATGTTCCTAAACACTTCAAGGTGTGTATCACACAGAACCAAGGTTTGAAAGCTTTTGTTTGATCAGTGTTGCAAAATGGTGGAATATTACTGAAACAGCAATATTGTATTCAGAACGTGTTTGAATAAAAGACATAaaatttgtttctgtttgctctCGTGACCTGGATATCAAGATAAAAACTTTGAATTTGAATTAAATTGTCAAAAGACATAGAATGTAATATGGTGGTCAATATAGTCAGTAGTGAAAGTGCTTGATGAATGCAGCTGCTGCATGCTGTGACAAAACAATACCGAAGCATGGTGGTTTGGCATTTGTTCAGTGATGGATTTACTGCAGCTGTTGGGAGAGAAAATgcggatttaaaaaaaaaattgaatcatCAAGTCgtcttgtgtttattttgaagagTTTTAAGTttgattcttgtttttttttttctcccagtaGCATTGCTATTAGCTGTTTTATATCaccaaacacaaaaagcaaaaaatccCATTTTCCTGCCTCTAATATCTGCTGGTTACTAATACTAATGAGTGTCACTATTAATGCTCCTCAGAGATACAGCATAACCACGTCTGTATGAAGGAAGGCTGAGCTTTAAACACATTGCTGACTCTACTGGCTGAGAAAATAGATTATATCTTAAGCAAAATATTGgcttttaaataaagaaattgtTTATAACCTTCCTTTCTAATTTGGTAACAATTGATCTAAAATGTACATTATACAGACATGGACAAAATCGTTGGTAcccttcgtttaatgaaagaaaaattcacagtggtcagagaaacaacttgaatctgatcgaagtaataataaaaaaaaaaatctatgaaatttaactaatgaaagtcagacatttcttttcaaccatgcttcaacagaattatttcaAAAGATAAACTCAAGAAACAGGCCAGGCCTGATGGTACccctagaaaagactgaaaatgatgtgatcAAAGGGACATGTCGACACAAGCTGTGTCCACTAtttagcatcacaggtgtctccAATCTcgtaatcagtcagtggctcatatagAGGGCGACAGGTAGTCATTCTGCTGTTTGGTAACATGAAGTCTaccacactcaacatggaccagaggaagcaaaggaaagagttgtctcaggagattagAGAGAAAATTATAGATGAAGGGTACCAGCAATTTTGTCCACGTCTGTAGCTGTCATATGCAAATGGCAAAGTGCACAATTTAAAGACACCTTTATTATACAGAGTCGGTATTGGATTTAAACCTGATTGATATTCTGTTTGTATCCGAGTCTGACATATTAATGTGATGTTTGAGAAACAGTTTTAAACTGATAAAACTAAAGAATTTTCCCCAAAGTTAAGCTAACAGTTATtaaacttacttttttttttttgttaggtGGAACTGGCCATTATAAAGATTTCATATACGATAATAGGTAATGGGACTCAGAATATaatagaaaacatgaaaaaattgTAAACCTGATCAAAGCACATAATGTAGGATACAAGGTAAAAGGCAGTGAGGCTTGCAGTTGGTGAGTCACACTCTGTATAGTCAGAGTGAAcgttttcattataaaaaaaaaaaaaaaaaaatcacaacaccAACTGCAGTGAATGATTTTTCCCTTCTGCTGATTGCTTGCTTTTCCATTGCTATAAGGCTTAATATGATATGTATCTACAGTACAAACATTTCTTTGATGGCTGAACTGTAAGAAAGCATGAGACCCTCAGCTCAGTTTGCATTCTGAGGGGTGGGAAAGCTCACTGCTGCCTTACTTCAAGTGTCTAATTAACTTACCCCACTGAATAATTCTGTTGATAAAATCATTTGCATAATTGGAATTGTACATTAATGACATGTGTACTTCAGCATTCTACACACATCCTAATAAAACATCTACCTCATAGGgataaagaaaacattcaatAAAAGGATGTAATTTTTAATCCACATTAAGGAAATCATTATTACAACATGAATCATTCAATATCACAAAATggttctttttttcatttaaaagaacTGAAATAATGGAAAATATATACAAGAAACCAGagataatatattttattataaatCTCTGTACAATAATTTCATCCAATACATTTGATTGTTACCGCACCAAACTTTAgacttttatgtttgttttttttaatcatacacGTCATTTTCTTCTCATAATTGAACAAGGCCATGTTGAAATAAGCTCGACTCTGTTTATTCCTCAGGAGGAGCCGATACGACCAGCGGTCCAGAAGAAACCACCATCTTTGGTCCGATAGTCTTCTGATCCACGTCTGACACGTCTGAGACGTCTCTCTTACCTGCACGCAGACATGTACATGGTCAGATGTAAACAAGAATGCATATCCTCTCTAAAATGTGCTTGACTGTAAAATCAGCTCTTACTTCTTTGCATGCAAATAGGTTCACAGCTTCCGCTCGGTGAGGGCACGCACACAGTCGTACTACAGTGAATATACAgctgtacaaacacacagaggtggAAGCAGACGCAGTCATGTGTTAGAACGGGACTCTCAACTGTTCAAAACTAATAGCATAGAGCATGTGTGTTGTATCTTACTTCTTGCTTCTGGTTCTTTGTATTTTGTTCCACAAAGGCAAACATTTGGAAAACGAAACGTCTGTAGTGACGTGGCAGGTCGAGGGTGGTGGGAACTGGAACCAGTGCCGTCCTGTAAGTGTCAGCCTGGTTTGGACATCTGGATGTAGGGAAAATGAGAGATTGATGAAAATAGGGAGAATAAACAAATTGAAATTAATATGGTGGAAAATGTTGATAAGTATGGAACTAATTGGCTCATGAGTTCCAAGCCACCACAAGAGAGAAATGCCTAATCATACTTtatcaaaaatatcaaaaacgCTCTGCTGAGTAAGTATCTTTGTCAAaggtttttgaaaaataaaatccagtcCGAAATTATACTTTCACTTattcataaaacatttaatcaaacattttgttttaaatgttacaTTGAGTCTCGTCTTCACAAAGCACCACTTTGCCTGAGTGAGAATTTTCACAAATACCAATTAGTCTAAATCTGTGTTTACTTACCCATTTATGAGAATGTCCCATTGAGGCAAACTGTAAGCGTCCTCACACGTAGTGGCCCAGCAGCGATCGAGTGTCAGGACATAATTTGGATTTGCCTGATCAAGGATGAGAACCTCCACATATACGGGATCCCTGAGTACGAACGGGATGGGATAGTCGGCTTCTGTGTAATAGGAACTGTAGGCCACGCTcactgtgaaagaaaacaacacaggcattatgacagctgtcactgaaACATGAAATCCAAACAAAGCAACCCTGACAGCCTGCCATGCACTTACACTCATCACAACCCTTGGATAGACACTGTCCATTGCCCAGCCTCATGCCCACACGGAGAGGCCCCAACCCAGCGACTGGAAGGGGATTTTCCACTCGAAGAAACTCTTCAAGCACAACTTCAACAGACTGGCCGATATACCTGCACTGGAACATCAGTCTGTAAAAAAATAGAAGTGGCGTttagagtcagagtcagaatctTCAATTCAGTGCTCCAACACTCTGAAAGTGGCGTCTCACTCATATAAACTGTCTCTGGTGATGTCTCCGCGGGGTCCCTGGAACACTTCAAACGAAGAAGACATACTGTTCTCATACACTATGACACCGTTCTCCTCCTACAAACAGTTGAAAGACACACTCAGATAACACTACTTCAGACTTCGTCTCCTTTGTTAAGAAAAAGACATAACCCTACCATGACGAGAGTCCCGCAGGCACTGACGGGAAACTGGTAGATGGCAAAGGCTGAGTTAGAGTCAACACATGAACATCCTGGACCCGATCCCAGCAAACTGATTGTGTCAGTATTGAGTTTGGGGAGTGTGGCGTCTTTGGCCACGACAACAATGAACTGGCCATCCTTGGTGCACTGGACAGTCACTGGTGGAACAAACACACGGAGAAGCGTGTGAAAGGATTTTACACTTTCTGTTCACTGTAGATATTATACAGACTCCAAAATTCATTATACcataaagcattttttttatgtacacAAAGTTGTTTTCATGTCTAATTCAGAAACCTTTTAATAAACTCACCTGCCTTTCCAAAATAACACTGGCGGCCATCGTGACAGCAGCTTAAGGCTTCGCATTCATCCCTGCTTGTGCCGGGAGGTCCACATGGAACCCTCACGGTGTCATCCAC
Above is a window of Salarias fasciatus chromosome 7, fSalaFa1.1, whole genome shotgun sequence DNA encoding:
- the tmem263 gene encoding transmembrane protein 263; this translates as MSQAEQVPEDMPAGLNDDTIPTDNKDHPQTQPGMFGRLAGGLYGVTRGAVGATVGGVAWIGGKSLDLTKTAVSSVAAVPAMGVGLVKGGVCAVAGGVGAVGSAVASKVPIGGSKKKDKSD
- the LOC115391581 gene encoding zona pellucida sperm-binding protein 4-like, whose translation is MYDAQSSPPGSKKVPQNPSPPQNPSLPPPRKKPYPQTAGDQSAKPPQTPQIQRPPPVLPPPVTSCEVDDTVRVPCGPPGTSRDECEALSCCHDGRQCYFGKAVTVQCTKDGQFIVVVAKDATLPKLNTDTISLLGSGPGCSCVDSNSAFAIYQFPVSACGTLVMEENGVIVYENSMSSSFEVFQGPRGDITRDSLYELMFQCRYIGQSVEVVLEEFLRVENPLPVAGLGPLRVGMRLGNGQCLSKGCDELSVAYSSYYTEADYPIPFVLRDPVYVEVLILDQANPNYVLTLDRCWATTCEDAYSLPQWDILINGCPNQADTYRTALVPVPTTLDLPRHYRRFVFQMFAFVEQNTKNQKQELYIHCSTTVCVPSPSGSCEPICMQRSKRDVSDVSDVDQKTIGPKMVVSSGPLVVSAPPEE